The Flavobacterium johnsoniae genomic sequence AGTTATTGCGCTAGACGTTACAAATTCATCTCAGATAAAGGAAATCATAAATCAAGTTTTAGCAACAGAAAATGTTGATGTTGTTTTGAATAATGCAGGTTATGGATTAATAGGTCCTTTAGAATCTTTTAGCGAAGAACAAATTGAGAATCAGCTTCAAACGAATCTTTTTGGAGTAATCAATGTTTCAAGGGCTTTCGTGCCTTATTTTAGAGAAAGACAAAGCGGAATATTTATTAATATCACTTCAACATTTGGTTTATTAGGTTATCCAACTTGTTCAATTTATAACGCTTCAAAGTTTGCCGTTGACGGATTTTCAGAAGGTTTAGCTTATGAATTAGCACAATTTGGAATCAAAGTAAAAGTCGTAGCTCCTGGCGGAATGCAGACTGATTTTGCAGGTAGATCTTTGCAAGGCGGTTTACATCAAGCATATCAAGGTTTAATTGCGAAAGTCAGCGAAGGTTACAGCGAAGAACAACTGGCAAATTATACTAAAGCAGAAACCGTTGCTGAAATTATTTATGACGCAGCAACAGATGATAAAGCTCAATTGCGATATATAGCTGGAAATGATGCTAATGAGTTATATAACGAGCGTTTGTCTATAACGCCAGAAAATCAATTTCAAAAAATGCTTCCTCAATTTTTAATGTAAATCAAAATACATTCTAAGCATTATAAATGATTAAATTTGTTAGCAATGAAAAAACAACCCGTTATATTCAATTCCTTATCTCAATTGCACAAAGCAATGGGACTTCCAGCGCCACTTCATCCGCTTATTAGTATTATAAACTACGGGGAAGCCGAATTTGATCCAGCCGATTTGGAAGGCGGAATTATTCTCAATTTTTATAAAATCTCTTTTAAAACCAAATTTTCTGGAAAACTAAAATACGGTCAGGGATTTTATGATTTTGAAGAAGGCGGAATGTCTTTTGTTGCGCCGGGACAATTATTACGTATGCAGGAAGAAGAAGCCAATTATGACGGAATGTCTTTACACATTCATCCTGATTTACTTCGTTCTTATGCTTTAGATTCACAAATAAAACAATATGGTTTTTTTAGTTATTCTGCCGCAGAAGCACTTTATCTTTCTGAAAAAGAAAAGACAACAATCTTAAGCATTTATCAGTTTATTCAATACGAATTGAACGAACGAATTGATAAATTCAGTCAAGATGTAATTATTTCGCAAATAGAATTATTGCTCAATTATGCCAATCGTTTTTACGATCGTCAGTTTATTACGCGAAAAGCGGTAAATAATGATCTTCTTTCTAAGTTAGAAAATCAATTAGAAATTTATTTTAGAGAAAATAAAGCTGCAATGAAAGGTTTGCCTTCAGTAAATATTATTGCAGAAAGTTTGAATGTGACACCTCGCTATCTCAGCGATTTGCTTCGAAATCTGATTGGATTAAATACACAACAATTTATTCACGAAAAAGTAATAGAAAAAGCAAAAGAATATCTAGCAAAAGATGAAATGACAACAGCAGAAATTGCGTTTCATTTAGGTTTTGAACATCCGCAGTCTTTTAATAAACTTTTTAAAAGCAAAACCAATCTATCTCCTTCAGATTACAAAAAAAGCCTATTGAACTAGGTTAATTATTTTAAAGAAAATGCAATGAACATAAATAATTTTATTAACGATTGGCTTCTTGCCAGTAATAACTTTGATACCGAAAAGTATCTTGAGTTTTATGAGTCCGAAGCCATATTAGACGATCCTTCTGTTGGAAGACAATTTATTGGTCACAAAGGAATTAAAGATTATTTTGAAAGCTATTTTATTGGTTTTAATACCAATACAAAATTGGTAAATTTGACTATAACTGACGAAGAAAACGTTCATCTTGAAGTCGAATTTACAGGAGAATTTTCAGAAGGGAAATTGAGAGGAATCTTTGATTTAAAATTTAAAAACGAAAAAATAATCTTCGCGAAAGCAGATTTAATTCATTAAAAAAAAAATTATGAGCACAACATTTGACGAGATTATTGAGCGTTCTCTGGAAATCAGAAAAAAATATCACGAACTAGAATTGCATCATCACGGCAGTAAATGGTCTGTAGAAGAAGATGCTTTGGCTTATCTTACTGACGCCGGATTAATTGGCAGAAATGTAATGTCACAACAAGAACGCTGGCCAAAACTAGATTCTGAATCTGAATTGAAACATAAATTGGGCGAAAATATTTGGTGGCTAATTGTAATTGCAGAAAGATCTGGAATTGATATTAAAAAAGCTATGAATAGTTTTTTAGAAAAAACAGAAACACTTTTAGAATAAAAAAAAATGCTGTCTATTAAAGCAGCATTTTTTCATTTGGAAAGATTAATCAATCTTGTAACCATCATCGCTAAAAGTATCAGGATCGCGATCATTTTCATCGTAACGTTCCACTAGATCGTCATCCATATCATTTTCATCTAAATCTTCGACCTCATCATATAAATCGCTTTCTGGCGTATTTTGTTCAAAATCAAAATCATCTTCATTATTTTTATCCGTGGCATTCAAAAAATCATTTTCGGTTAATTGATTTTCTTCAAAAAGAAATCTTTCATCAAAAGGATCTTTATATTGTTCTGAAAAATTTTGATTTTCATCTTCGTAATTGGTGTATCTGTCAGTTGTCATAATGCATTTCTTTTAATTAATAAATCTGAAAAACTTATATGCTTAAAATTAAAAATTAGCTTTCGAGTTATTTTATACGATTCTCATTTTCAGTTGCTAAATTTTCATTAAAAGCTAAAATCGAGGTTTCAGAATGTTTTACTATTCATAAGCAATCTGATATCTTTATCTTTGCATTTTTATATAAATAACAAATGACAATACAAGATTTAGTTGGAAGTTATGCTATTTCTGGAAGCAATCAGGATGAAAGTAACGAGATAACGTACAAAGGAGTTTTGACTTTAACTTTAGATCAGAATAATAGAATAAAAGCAGATTGGGTTATAAATAATTCGCAACAGCAAAAAGGAAATGGTTTTTTTAAAGATAATATCCTTGTGATTAATTTCAGATATAAAGGAGATGATCATAAAACCTATAAAGGTGTTGCCGTTTACAGATGTATCAATAAAGATATTCTAGACGGATTTTGGTCTGAAAAACATGGAAATCCGCTTTATTTGGGAAGTGAATATTGTTTAAGAATGGAAACTACTGAAAGATTGAATTAAAAAATATTAATTAAAAACTGCGTAAAGTTCTAATTGACTTTACGCAGTTTTTTTATTTTAAAAATTTAAAAAATTAGCTTGTTTGAGTTGCAAGCGCTTTAGTTTTTTTATCATAAATAATAATGAAACTAATCCAAATGGCTAATAAAACCAGAATTATAATAAGTTCTGTTTCGTGAACTCCTTTTACAAAGAAATTATTTAAAGAGTGAACTCCCGCAACAGCCAATAACGAACCTGTTTTGATGTATACTTTTCCAATTCCCCACGCCCCAAAAAAGATAATTCCTAAGAAAAGCATGTTGCTAGAAGTCATTTCTAAGTTAAGATGCCACGCAAACCAAAGGATGGCAATAATTGCTGTAGAGTAGAAAGTAGGAAGCGATTTTAATTGGTTTTGTAAAAATCCACGCCAGCCAATTTCTTCCAACAAACCATAAACTACAATAGTAAACATCAATAAAATTGGAAATTTACCAAGCGTAAAATAATAAACGCTAGAAATTAAAACCACAGGAAGTATCCAATAAATCGCAAACGGAATAAGAACAGTTTTATAAATTCCTTTTAAAGAAAGCGGATTATTTAGTGCAAATAATTTTATAGCAACAAGAGCACCAATTGCTGGACCAACGCCACGAAGTAAGATTCTTAAATATTCACTTTCTACTCCCGCCAATAAATTGGTTTTTACAGCAGCATATCTGCAGATAATTGCAATTACGTAATAAACTATAATAGCTCCAAAGTTGATTTTATTTTTCATCGGTTATTTTGTTTGATTTAGTGAAGCAAACTTAGCGAGCCAAAATGAAAATAAAATTGACTTTGGGTAAGAAATCATTTTTCCATAACTCTTTTTCGAATTCGGCTTAAACTTTCTGCCGTTAATCCGAGATAAGAAGCGATGATTTTAAGTGGAGTTCTTTGAAAAATTTCAGGACGACCTTCTATAAGTTTTAAGTAACGTTCTTGCGGAGAAAGCGTTAAAAGATTAATCTGTTCTTGTTGTTTGCGAACATAAAGCATTTCAGAAATGGCTTTTCCAATTCGCAAACCTGTTTCCGATCTTTGATACAATTCGGTTAAATCCTGATGAAAAATAGACCAAAGCGTAATATCTTCTAAGGCTTCTGTTTTAATAACAGATGGCTGCTGATTTAGAAAAGACATATAATCGCTTATAAAACTTTTTTCATACAATAAATTAATGCAAATATCTCTTTTTCCGTCCCAAACAAATAATCCAGCAGATCCTTTTATAACGATGTTTAGGTATTTTTCGACACCATTATAATCTTTAA encodes the following:
- a CDS encoding MazG-like protein; this encodes MSTTFDEIIERSLEIRKKYHELELHHHGSKWSVEEDALAYLTDAGLIGRNVMSQQERWPKLDSESELKHKLGENIWWLIVIAERSGIDIKKAMNSFLEKTETLLE
- a CDS encoding nuclear transport factor 2 family protein codes for the protein MNINNFINDWLLASNNFDTEKYLEFYESEAILDDPSVGRQFIGHKGIKDYFESYFIGFNTNTKLVNLTITDEENVHLEVEFTGEFSEGKLRGIFDLKFKNEKIIFAKADLIH
- a CDS encoding Crp/Fnr family transcriptional regulator; the encoded protein is MPQSPSPEDVKRIFEIYFSADMNIWKGFSEKIKVREFQKSEIIKDYNGVEKYLNIVIKGSAGLFVWDGKRDICINLLYEKSFISDYMSFLNQQPSVIKTEALEDITLWSIFHQDLTELYQRSETGLRIGKAISEMLYVRKQQEQINLLTLSPQERYLKLIEGRPEIFQRTPLKIIASYLGLTAESLSRIRKRVMEK
- a CDS encoding CPBP family intramembrane glutamic endopeptidase, with translation MKNKINFGAIIVYYVIAIICRYAAVKTNLLAGVESEYLRILLRGVGPAIGALVAIKLFALNNPLSLKGIYKTVLIPFAIYWILPVVLISSVYYFTLGKFPILLMFTIVVYGLLEEIGWRGFLQNQLKSLPTFYSTAIIAILWFAWHLNLEMTSSNMLFLGIIFFGAWGIGKVYIKTGSLLAVAGVHSLNNFFVKGVHETELIIILVLLAIWISFIIIYDKKTKALATQTS
- a CDS encoding helix-turn-helix domain-containing protein, with the translated sequence MKKQPVIFNSLSQLHKAMGLPAPLHPLISIINYGEAEFDPADLEGGIILNFYKISFKTKFSGKLKYGQGFYDFEEGGMSFVAPGQLLRMQEEEANYDGMSLHIHPDLLRSYALDSQIKQYGFFSYSAAEALYLSEKEKTTILSIYQFIQYELNERIDKFSQDVIISQIELLLNYANRFYDRQFITRKAVNNDLLSKLENQLEIYFRENKAAMKGLPSVNIIAESLNVTPRYLSDLLRNLIGLNTQQFIHEKVIEKAKEYLAKDEMTTAEIAFHLGFEHPQSFNKLFKSKTNLSPSDYKKSLLN
- a CDS encoding SDR family oxidoreductase, whose amino-acid sequence is MRKTIFITGASSGLGKATAKLFQEKGWNVIATMRKPENETELTSLENIKVIALDVTNSSQIKEIINQVLATENVDVVLNNAGYGLIGPLESFSEEQIENQLQTNLFGVINVSRAFVPYFRERQSGIFINITSTFGLLGYPTCSIYNASKFAVDGFSEGLAYELAQFGIKVKVVAPGGMQTDFAGRSLQGGLHQAYQGLIAKVSEGYSEEQLANYTKAETVAEIIYDAATDDKAQLRYIAGNDANELYNERLSITPENQFQKMLPQFLM